Proteins encoded in a region of the Pseudomonadota bacterium genome:
- a CDS encoding peptidoglycan DD-metalloendopeptidase family protein, whose protein sequence is MIVPEAREQELLLAAARIARDHFGIGGSASRLHGCEGHIFRVGDDDDRLWVLKLSPDGSTDSIELQRNVLQFLSSRNPGVAIQSFRPAIGGNLPRVQFDGGHWLAWVVSFLPGPVQALTPRAQRSPRELGSVMGRLDKILADFDDDRVRRYLRWDLAQGKDLRAGREAIQDPARRELAGGMLERSLTMVEGLQADLRKSVIHGDANDYNLLTSGDGASISAVIDFGDLVESWRVAEAAIAAAYALLDSDEPVAVAVEVLAGYHSEWPLNEAEIEAFMPLVELRLCMTVIHAAMAADDGDEYSQIHADAVWRALAALEDRNLCRGHYQCRAACGLDSTPQTRPLTQWLAKRSAGFCPVIADNLLSSAIVLDLSVGSDEVSAPNDDVEALTEKLFAHIESAGSTVGIGRYRENRSLYKSELFRSAGKEARSFHLGLDLFAAAETPVMAPLDGQVLSVTDNARDLDYGPTVILRHDADGQDFFTLYGHLSPATLDHLEPGQDIGAGETIGWIGTYPRNGNWPPHLHFQVMTDMLDYQGDFPGVASPSEAWYWRGLCIDPNLILGLDLPLDAAQDDPRR, encoded by the coding sequence TTGATCGTACCGGAAGCAAGAGAACAGGAATTGCTGCTCGCTGCCGCGCGCATCGCGCGGGACCACTTTGGCATCGGCGGCAGCGCCAGTCGCCTGCATGGCTGCGAAGGACATATTTTCCGTGTCGGCGACGACGACGACAGGCTATGGGTGTTAAAGCTGAGCCCGGATGGCTCGACCGACTCCATCGAATTGCAGCGCAACGTCTTGCAGTTCCTGTCATCGAGAAATCCGGGTGTTGCGATCCAGTCGTTCAGACCCGCAATTGGCGGGAATCTGCCAAGAGTCCAATTTGACGGTGGGCATTGGCTGGCATGGGTGGTCAGTTTTCTGCCAGGGCCGGTTCAGGCTTTAACTCCCCGGGCGCAGCGCTCGCCCCGCGAGCTCGGATCGGTCATGGGCCGCCTGGACAAAATACTTGCTGATTTTGACGATGACAGGGTAAGGCGGTATCTACGCTGGGACCTCGCGCAAGGGAAGGATTTGCGGGCGGGTCGCGAAGCGATCCAGGATCCGGCACGCCGCGAACTGGCCGGCGGTATGCTCGAGCGCAGCCTGACGATGGTCGAGGGTCTGCAAGCGGACCTGAGAAAGTCGGTCATCCATGGGGATGCCAACGACTACAACCTGCTGACCAGCGGCGATGGCGCAAGCATCTCGGCGGTGATCGATTTTGGCGACCTCGTCGAGAGCTGGCGAGTTGCCGAAGCGGCCATCGCGGCCGCATATGCTCTGCTCGATTCGGATGAACCGGTAGCGGTGGCGGTCGAAGTGCTGGCCGGTTATCACTCGGAGTGGCCGCTCAATGAAGCGGAAATCGAGGCTTTCATGCCGTTGGTCGAGCTTCGCCTTTGCATGACCGTAATTCACGCGGCGATGGCGGCAGATGACGGTGACGAGTATTCACAAATTCACGCGGATGCCGTATGGCGTGCGCTGGCTGCGCTCGAGGATAGAAATCTTTGCCGCGGGCATTACCAGTGCCGTGCTGCCTGCGGACTGGATTCCACGCCGCAGACACGGCCCCTGACCCAGTGGCTGGCGAAACGCTCCGCTGGTTTTTGCCCGGTTATTGCGGACAATTTGCTGTCATCGGCGATCGTGCTGGATCTGTCGGTGGGCAGCGATGAAGTGAGTGCGCCGAACGATGACGTCGAGGCCTTGACCGAAAAATTGTTCGCCCACATCGAGTCGGCCGGCAGCACGGTAGGTATCGGCCGCTACAGGGAAAACCGCAGCCTGTACAAAAGTGAGCTTTTCAGGTCCGCAGGCAAGGAGGCGCGCAGCTTTCATTTGGGTCTGGACCTGTTCGCAGCGGCGGAGACGCCCGTCATGGCGCCGCTGGATGGCCAGGTGCTGAGCGTCACCGACAACGCCCGCGATCTCGATTACGGACCCACGGTTATTTTGCGGCACGATGCCGATGGTCAGGACTTCTTTACCCTGTACGGCCACCTGAGCCCGGCCACGCTGGATCATCTCGAGCCGGGACAGGATATCGGCGCGGGCGAGACGATCGGCTGGATCGGCACCTACCCTCGCAACGGCAACTGGCCGCCGCACCTGCACTTCCAGGTAATGACCGACATGCTCGATTACCAGGGAGACTTCCCCGGCGTCGCCAGCCCATCGGAAGCGTGGTACTGGCGGGGTTTGTGCATAGACCCAAACCTGATACTGGGCCTGGATCTGCCGCTCGATGCTGCCCAGGACGATCCTAGGCGTTGA
- a CDS encoding DUF1232 domain-containing protein codes for MLMRISFDLSESDLRHFDLIMKEARSAAKKSAPEQIITATRELLVKLANSKVPAFVEQRLELLQTMVAMVTDDEFKLPAPEVTRALNGLAYFVEPDDLIPDHIPGLGFLDDAIMIELVARDLKHELDAYRDFCQFREQRRPPGENDGRGGWLDSRRQRLLARMRRRREKKQRS; via the coding sequence ATGCTAATGCGAATTAGTTTCGATCTCAGCGAAAGTGACCTGCGTCATTTCGACTTGATCATGAAGGAGGCTCGCAGTGCGGCGAAAAAATCGGCGCCTGAGCAAATCATAACGGCAACACGCGAATTGCTTGTCAAGTTGGCAAACTCGAAAGTACCGGCCTTCGTTGAGCAGCGGCTGGAGCTCTTGCAGACGATGGTGGCCATGGTCACCGACGATGAATTCAAACTGCCCGCACCCGAGGTCACGCGGGCGCTGAACGGCCTGGCGTATTTTGTCGAGCCGGACGACCTGATTCCCGACCACATTCCCGGTCTGGGGTTTCTGGATGATGCCATCATGATCGAACTGGTGGCTCGCGATCTAAAGCACGAGCTGGATGCTTATCGCGATTTTTGTCAGTTCCGCGAACAACGGCGACCCCCGGGCGAAAATGACGGGCGCGGCGGCTGGCTGGATTCCCGGCGACAGCGGTTGCTCGCGCGCATGCGCCGGCGGCGCGAGAAGAAACAGCGAAGTTGA